Proteins encoded together in one Mobula birostris isolate sMobBir1 chromosome 21, sMobBir1.hap1, whole genome shotgun sequence window:
- the LOC140185939 gene encoding interferon-induced protein with tetratricopeptide repeats 1-like, whose amino-acid sequence MSNTSGDLLKEKLDQLQCHFTWRPQKETMDLEDVMYRLQDSIDMNMKYKDQSYNQLAFVNCLQGRCEEAIQNLKEAENIVREKHKTEFERRSIVTYGNFAWVHCHMGQLTKAQSYLDKLEMICKPLSDGPCYTAMIPEVYGEKGWSLLSSAAEFYEEAKECFANALEQDPDNTEWIMGYATVLYRLEAFSGTPESCDQSQSVKYFRRVLELDPDDAVAMVLLAVKLQMLGQNEEANELVEQSLQKNSNLPYVLRYAAKYYRQRGSVEKAIELLKQAWELTPHSCFLHHQLGLCYKRKLEWLRNPEFQQRAELINLCKYHLEKAFDHRHRSFIRAQLDFADICITSGEYSRAEEIYSRLEELVDIRPENMQSICLEAGLFQLHQKNSETNAVRLFLKGLKIEYNSRQWEKCGMNLEKWADRKLCVNAQDSKVLGIKALLYQLDGIKDKATEYFEKALEFDPGNEEYQHTGRFIEREARSAAVSLHMEATEGNY is encoded by the exons ATGAG CAATACATCGGGAGATTTATTGAAAGAGAAGCTCGATCAGCTGCAGTGTCACTTCACATGGAGGCCACAGAAGGAAACTATGGACTTGGAAGATGTGATGTACAGATTGCAAGATTCTATCGATATGAATATGAAGTATAAAGATCAGTCCTACAACCAACTTGCTTTTGTAAACTGTCTGCAGGGCAGATGTGAGGAAGCAATTCAAAACTTAAAGGAAGCTGAAAACATTGTTAGGGAGAAACACAAAACTGAATTTGAAAGAAGAAGCATCGTCACCTATGGAAACTTTGCCTGGGTACATTGCCACATGGGACAGCTGACCAAGGCCCAGTCCTACCTCGACAAGCTGGAGATGATCTGTAAACCACTCAGTGACGGCCCTTGCTATACAGCAATGATCCCTGAGGTGTACGGGGAGAAGGGATGGTCATTGTTGAGTTCTGCTGCTGAGTTCTACGAGGAAGCAAAGGAATGCTTTGCAAACGCTCTGGAACAAGATCCTGACAACACCGAGTGGATAATGGGATATGCAACTGTACTGTATCGGCTGGAAGCATTTTCTGGAACCCCAGAGAGTtgtgatcagagtcagtcagtgaAGTATTTCCGACGAGTACTGGAGCTTGATCcagatgatgctgtggccatGGTGCTGTTGGCTGTAAAACTGCAGATGTTAGGACAAAATGAGGAAGCAAATGAATTAGTTGAACAATCTTTGCAGAAGAACTCTAATCTTCCATATGTGCTTCGCTATGCTGCAAAATATTATAGACAAAGGGGATCTGTGGAGAAAGCAATCGAGCTCTTGAAACAAGCATGGGaattaaccccacactcttgTTTCTTACACCACCAACTTGGATTGTGCTACAAGAGGAAGCTGGAATGGCTTCGCAATCCTGAATTTCAGCAGAGAGCTGAGTTGATCAATCTATGCAAGTATCACCTTGAAAAGGCTTTTGATCACCGACATAGGTCATTTATTAGAGCACAACTGGACTTTGCAGACATCTGCATAACAAGTGGGGAGTATTccagagcagaggagatttacagtaGATTGGAGGAGTTAGTGGACATTCGACCAGAAAATATGCAGAGCATATGTCTGGAAGCTGGGTTATTTCAACTGCACCAGAAGAATTCTGAAACAAATGCTGTTCGCCTCTTCCTGAAAGGACTGAAAATTGAATATAACTCAAGACAATGGGAAAAATGTGGCATGAATTTGGAGAAGTGGGCAGATAGGAAACTTTGTGTAAATGCACAAGACAGCAAGGTTCTTGGTATCAAAGCATTACTGTATCAGCTGGATGGGATCAAGGATAAAGCGACTGAATACTTCGAGAAGGCCTTGGAGTTTGATCCTGGCAATGAGGAATAT CAACACACCGGGAGATTTATTGAAAGAGAAGCTCGATCAGCTGCAGTGTCACTTCACATGGAGGCCACAGAAGGAAACTATTGA